The proteins below come from a single Gemmatimonadota bacterium genomic window:
- a CDS encoding transpeptidase family protein: MVAKSCMRRLTLLFAIGMLLCAGLGYRIALIQIRDGETYRQRARDQQHRVVTIDPRRGRIFDRNGNTLALSVEFDSFGIQDLDRARLNSADVGNLAVQLSQITGEDPRHIVDRISGSSDFRYLVRWVNPETSERIRSLSTYPRFEPYIRTEKEARRVYPYRTAAGQVLGFSVDGAGRAGFEMEHNRLLSGIEGYSVVQIDAQRRAYTWLDDYQKSAENGADVVLTIDIAAQVAAEQVLEEAIAWHEAVGGMVIMMDPGNGDILAMASSPDFDPNTPGRFPFEAQKIRPVVDTYEPGSTFKIVAATAALETGAFSLEDRIDTSGGRIELGTQTISDHDVFDELTVREVFEHSSNVGTVKIALELGEKTFYEYTRSFGFGMKTGVALPGEVNGILHKPARWSRSTLPTMSIGYGVSVTGVQLAAAYCAVANGGQLLQPRIIRSITRNDGTVVSFPKSVVRRVMKPQTAETLLNVFTGVVDRGTGTKAAVPGFKVAGKTGTAWKAREDGRGYTRNYRSSFVGMFPASDPEIVVLVMIDEPKKRGFYGGSVAAPVFNKIVRRLVHMPDGPVESIPESDDGLPLHLASIEPNTASDRESELSDWSGPGFSGPMPRDLLPIDDRWVIERSGSFTGAERARIALPSVIGMSVREAVKTLAEMGIEATIVGTGYVRRQIPAPGHGVYSGDRCIIECGPYN, translated from the coding sequence ATGGTCGCGAAATCCTGTATGCGCAGACTGACCCTCCTCTTCGCGATCGGTATGTTGCTGTGTGCAGGTCTTGGATATCGAATCGCCCTGATACAGATTCGCGACGGCGAGACCTACAGGCAGCGAGCGCGTGATCAGCAGCACAGGGTCGTCACCATCGATCCCCGCCGGGGCCGTATCTTCGATCGAAACGGGAACACGCTGGCGCTGAGCGTCGAGTTCGACTCCTTCGGCATCCAGGATCTCGACAGGGCCCGGCTCAATAGCGCCGACGTCGGCAACCTGGCCGTACAACTCTCCCAGATCACCGGCGAAGATCCCCGGCATATCGTGGACCGGATTTCCGGATCCTCCGACTTCCGGTACCTGGTACGATGGGTGAATCCGGAGACCAGCGAACGGATAAGGAGTCTGTCCACCTACCCCCGTTTCGAACCCTATATCCGCACGGAAAAGGAAGCCAGGCGGGTCTATCCCTACCGGACCGCCGCCGGCCAGGTCCTGGGATTCAGCGTCGATGGTGCCGGACGGGCCGGGTTCGAAATGGAACATAACCGGCTGCTGTCCGGTATAGAAGGATACAGCGTAGTCCAGATCGATGCCCAGCGGCGGGCCTATACGTGGCTGGATGACTACCAGAAGTCGGCGGAGAATGGCGCGGACGTCGTCCTGACGATCGATATAGCGGCCCAGGTCGCCGCAGAACAGGTGCTCGAAGAGGCGATCGCATGGCACGAAGCCGTTGGCGGCATGGTCATCATGATGGATCCGGGAAACGGCGACATACTGGCCATGGCCAGTTCACCGGATTTCGATCCCAACACGCCGGGCCGATTCCCATTCGAAGCCCAGAAGATCAGGCCTGTGGTAGACACCTACGAGCCCGGTTCGACGTTCAAGATCGTCGCGGCGACCGCGGCCCTGGAGACCGGCGCGTTCTCGCTCGAAGACCGGATCGATACGAGCGGAGGGCGGATCGAATTGGGTACCCAGACGATTTCGGACCACGACGTCTTCGATGAACTGACCGTGCGGGAAGTCTTCGAGCATTCCAGCAACGTGGGTACCGTGAAAATCGCCCTGGAACTCGGCGAGAAGACCTTTTACGAATACACCCGGTCATTCGGTTTCGGCATGAAGACGGGCGTCGCACTGCCGGGCGAGGTCAATGGGATCCTGCACAAACCGGCCAGGTGGTCCAGGTCGACGCTGCCCACCATGTCCATCGGCTACGGGGTTTCCGTTACCGGGGTGCAACTGGCGGCCGCCTACTGCGCGGTGGCCAACGGGGGGCAGCTCCTGCAACCCCGGATCATCAGGTCCATCACGCGGAATGACGGTACGGTGGTGTCCTTTCCGAAATCCGTCGTTCGAAGAGTGATGAAGCCACAGACCGCAGAGACCCTGCTGAACGTATTTACCGGGGTGGTGGACCGGGGCACGGGGACGAAGGCGGCGGTTCCCGGATTCAAGGTCGCCGGGAAGACCGGTACGGCCTGGAAAGCGCGTGAGGACGGCAGGGGGTACACCCGGAACTACCGGTCGTCGTTCGTCGGCATGTTTCCCGCGTCGGATCCGGAAATCGTCGTACTGGTCATGATCGACGAACCGAAGAAGCGCGGTTTCTACGGTGGATCCGTAGCCGCGCCCGTCTTCAATAAAATCGTTCGCCGTCTCGTCCATATGCCTGACGGCCCGGTGGAATCGATTCCTGAATCCGATGACGGCCTGCCGCTGCACCTGGCCTCTATCGAACCGAATACCGCTTCGGATCGTGAATCCGAACTGTCCGACTGGTCAGGCCCGGGCTTCAGCGGACCGATGCCTCGAGACCTGTTGCCGATTGACGACCGCTGGGTAATCGAGCGTTCCGGTTCCTTCACCGGGGCGGAGCGGGCCCGGATCGCACTGCCGTCCGTGATCGGCATGAGCGTACGGGAAGCCGTCAAGACCCTGGCCGAAATGGGCATCGAAGCAACCATAGTCGGTACGGGTTACGTCCGGCGCCAGATTCCGGCACCGGGCCACGGAGTCTATTCCGGTGATCGATGCATCATCGAATGCGGCCCATACAACTAG
- a CDS encoding UDP-N-acetylmuramoyl-L-alanyl-D-glutamate--2,6-diaminopimelate ligase: MPVIDASSNAAHTTSRPSAHPEQTTALRVKTLIQLSTLLDALPRKEVIRPPGLTGRTGQTDRADRAGRADQADQAGREIGGIVHDSRSVNPGDVFVALREPSGRDGHRYVRDAVARGASVVVQENEERLDDATTIIVQDTSRAYGLMAAAYYGRPADDLCLVGVTGTNGKTTVSLLVEAILRERGRSVGGIGTLGSRYMGEMLDWKLSHTTPYPMELHRTLSEIRDRGGECVVMEVSSHSLAWQRLSGLRFSTGVFTNLSREHLDDHKTFDAYREAKTLLFSELLDEEGTAVLNMDDPAFVHFKNASRARVLTYGLDKRADVHRAGPIGYHADRTTLAVQVRSDPPFNVTLPLLGRFNAYNALAAISVGLEFGIDGALMNRAVSGIKVPGRLERVDAGQPFNVLVDFAHTPDALGAVLSTCREWTRGNLTVVFGCGGDRDPGKRPLMGRAASTHADVVIVTTDNPRTEPPDRIIRDIEPGLLPNVRSHIVQDRGEAIRKALREAGEGDTVLIAGRGDTVYQVVGDAQIEFDDRIKARECLEAHYG; this comes from the coding sequence ATTCCGGTGATCGATGCATCATCGAATGCGGCCCATACAACTAGCCGTCCCAGCGCTCACCCCGAGCAGACGACGGCCCTGAGGGTCAAGACCTTGATACAGCTTTCCACACTACTGGACGCGCTGCCTCGCAAAGAGGTGATCCGCCCGCCGGGTCTGACCGGCCGTACCGGCCAGACTGACCGGGCTGACCGGGCGGGCCGGGCTGACCAGGCTGACCAGGCTGGCCGGGAGATCGGCGGGATCGTCCATGACTCGAGGTCCGTTAATCCCGGCGACGTTTTCGTCGCGCTGCGCGAGCCGTCGGGCCGCGACGGCCACCGGTACGTTCGCGACGCGGTGGCGCGGGGCGCCTCGGTCGTGGTCCAGGAAAACGAAGAACGCCTCGATGACGCGACCACGATAATCGTTCAGGACACCTCCAGGGCTTACGGCCTGATGGCTGCCGCGTATTACGGCCGGCCTGCGGACGACCTCTGCCTGGTCGGCGTCACGGGGACCAACGGCAAGACGACGGTGTCGCTGCTGGTCGAGGCCATCCTCCGGGAGCGCGGCCGGTCCGTGGGTGGCATCGGCACGCTGGGCAGCCGGTACATGGGCGAGATGCTCGATTGGAAGCTGAGTCACACCACGCCTTACCCGATGGAGCTTCACCGCACCTTAAGTGAGATCAGGGATCGGGGAGGTGAATGCGTCGTCATGGAAGTATCCTCCCACAGCCTGGCCTGGCAGCGACTGTCCGGCCTGCGGTTCAGCACGGGCGTCTTTACCAATCTGTCCCGTGAACACCTGGACGACCACAAGACTTTCGACGCTTACCGGGAAGCCAAGACGCTGCTTTTCTCCGAACTGCTCGACGAGGAGGGCACCGCTGTCCTCAACATGGACGATCCCGCCTTCGTGCATTTCAAGAACGCCTCGCGCGCGCGCGTCCTTACCTATGGACTGGACAAGAGAGCAGACGTCCACAGGGCGGGTCCGATCGGATACCACGCGGACCGGACCACCCTTGCGGTGCAGGTGCGTTCCGATCCGCCGTTCAACGTGACGCTGCCGCTCCTGGGTCGATTCAACGCATACAATGCCCTGGCGGCGATTTCCGTGGGGCTGGAGTTCGGCATCGACGGCGCGCTGATGAACCGGGCCGTATCCGGGATAAAGGTGCCCGGCCGGCTGGAACGCGTCGACGCCGGACAGCCGTTCAACGTGCTCGTGGATTTCGCCCATACGCCCGATGCGCTCGGTGCCGTGCTGTCGACCTGCCGGGAATGGACGCGGGGGAACCTGACCGTCGTGTTCGGCTGCGGCGGGGATCGGGACCCGGGAAAGCGGCCCCTCATGGGCCGGGCGGCGTCCACCCATGCCGACGTTGTCATCGTGACGACCGACAACCCCAGAACGGAACCGCCCGACCGTATCATACGGGATATCGAGCCGGGCCTCCTGCCCAACGTCCGCTCCCATATCGTCCAGGACCGTGGAGAAGCGATTCGGAAGGCCCTGCGCGAAGCGGGCGAAGGCGACACCGTGCTGATTGCCGGGAGGGGAGACACGGTCTACCAGGTCGTGGGCGATGCGCAGATCGAGTTCGACGACCGGATCAAGGCCCGGGAATGCCTCGAGGCGCACTATGGATAA
- a CDS encoding UDP-N-acetylmuramoyl-tripeptide--D-alanyl-D-alanine ligase gives MRRSSSTTGSRPGNASRRTMDNHNGTEEPTLMEIAGIMGGSLHVPSPALRRSRITGVCSDTRRIEAGNLFVAIAGERFDGHDFVPDAMRAGACASLVTDDWHARRADREAPDAARIVVPAVIPALQAFAGWHRRRFDLPVVAVTGSSGKTTTKNMIAAVLGERYRVFKTPGNLNSQLGVAEALFTLHGDHGAAVLELGMNHAGELDRLSRMTRPSIGVITNVGPAHIEFFESIEGIARAKGEILDHLPEGGSAVLNADDLLVMKQAGRSLARVVTFGRSAGADVRLARVRTELSGSAFTLSDGASFRVNLMGEHQVMNAAAAVAVGRLSGIADQAIARALRSVEPTPMRMEYRKAGAVHLINDAYNANPSSMKAALDALATAEGRKLVVLGDMLELGDLGRAAHRDIGRRAAEVAERIITVGELAREIAVAAVDGGIPASRVVSCSCNDEAAAAVLAEVEDGDVVLVKGSRGMRMETVVEYLEKSIGQGEMG, from the coding sequence ATGCGCAGATCGAGTTCGACGACCGGATCAAGGCCCGGGAATGCCTCGAGGCGCACTATGGATAATCACAACGGTACGGAGGAGCCCACTCTGATGGAGATAGCCGGAATCATGGGCGGCAGCCTGCACGTTCCGTCCCCGGCGCTTCGACGCAGCCGGATCACGGGCGTCTGTTCGGATACCCGGCGAATCGAGGCTGGCAATCTGTTCGTCGCGATTGCCGGCGAACGATTCGACGGTCACGACTTCGTACCCGATGCCATGCGCGCGGGTGCGTGTGCCTCCCTCGTCACGGACGACTGGCACGCGCGCCGGGCGGACCGGGAAGCCCCGGACGCCGCGCGAATCGTCGTACCCGCGGTAATTCCGGCACTGCAGGCTTTCGCGGGCTGGCACAGGAGGCGTTTCGACCTGCCCGTAGTCGCGGTTACGGGCTCCAGCGGAAAGACCACCACCAAGAACATGATCGCCGCCGTGCTGGGAGAACGCTACCGGGTGTTCAAGACCCCCGGGAATCTGAACAGCCAGTTGGGCGTCGCCGAAGCCCTGTTTACCCTGCATGGAGATCACGGCGCCGCGGTGCTCGAACTAGGCATGAACCATGCGGGCGAACTGGACCGGCTGTCCCGGATGACCCGTCCATCCATCGGCGTGATAACCAACGTGGGGCCCGCGCATATCGAGTTCTTCGAGTCCATCGAAGGCATTGCCCGGGCCAAGGGCGAGATCCTCGACCACCTGCCGGAAGGCGGGAGCGCGGTGTTGAACGCCGACGACCTCCTCGTCATGAAGCAGGCCGGCCGCAGCCTTGCGCGGGTGGTCACCTTCGGCCGCAGCGCGGGTGCCGACGTCAGGCTGGCACGCGTAAGGACCGAGTTGTCCGGATCGGCCTTCACATTGTCGGACGGGGCTTCCTTTCGAGTAAACCTGATGGGGGAGCACCAGGTCATGAACGCTGCGGCCGCCGTGGCGGTGGGCAGGCTCTCGGGAATCGCCGACCAGGCCATCGCCCGTGCGCTGCGGAGCGTCGAGCCCACGCCCATGCGCATGGAATACAGGAAGGCGGGCGCCGTTCACCTGATAAACGACGCGTACAACGCCAATCCGTCGTCTATGAAAGCGGCCCTGGACGCACTGGCAACGGCCGAAGGACGTAAACTGGTCGTCCTCGGAGACATGCTGGAACTGGGCGACCTGGGCCGGGCGGCGCACCGGGATATCGGTAGGCGCGCCGCGGAGGTGGCGGAGCGGATCATCACGGTGGGAGAACTGGCCCGTGAGATCGCCGTGGCCGCGGTGGACGGCGGCATCCCGGCTTCTCGCGTCGTGTCCTGCAGCTGCAACGACGAGGCCGCCGCCGCGGTACTGGCGGAAGTTGAAGACGGAGACGTGGTACTCGTCAAGGGATCGCGCGGCATGCGAATGGAAACCGTCGTGGAATACCTGGAGAAGTCGATCGGCCAGGGCGAAATGGGGTAA
- the ftsW gene encoding putative lipid II flippase FtsW has translation MLHQRIDLPLLVSSLLLLCVGSVMVYSASSAVAAEMFSGDSGFFVKRYLVRLILGIVVLILFASLNYQKLQKWSPILIVIGMGFLALVFVPGIGMTIRGASRTINLFSMTIQPAEGVKIALVIFLAYWLARRQHVMERFFTGFLPVLAVIGATCLLIGLQPDYGTAIVLAATAFAVLYVGRARLLHLASAVGIMIPALFYKLYSSAHSRGRLMTYFERFFGDSADQAQNFQGADYQLQQALIGLGTGGVFGNGLGQSRQKFLFLPDPHTDFVFAVIGEELGFLGSVAVLGLFVVFAWRGVRIARMAPDAFGFFLASGLTMLITLHVLVNIGVVTGLLPTTGLPLPFLSYGGSWLLVCMMSIGILLNISRMTYRRQRLQYD, from the coding sequence GTGTTGCATCAACGTATTGATCTTCCACTGCTGGTCTCGTCGCTGCTCCTGCTCTGCGTGGGCTCGGTCATGGTTTACAGCGCGAGTTCAGCCGTTGCCGCGGAGATGTTCTCCGGGGACAGCGGATTCTTCGTTAAACGTTACCTGGTGCGGTTGATCCTCGGAATCGTCGTCCTGATCCTCTTCGCCAGCCTGAATTACCAGAAACTGCAGAAGTGGTCCCCGATCCTGATCGTCATCGGCATGGGGTTTCTGGCCCTCGTATTCGTTCCCGGTATCGGGATGACCATCCGAGGAGCGTCGCGCACGATAAACCTGTTCTCCATGACGATTCAGCCCGCGGAGGGGGTCAAGATCGCCCTGGTGATCTTCCTGGCCTACTGGCTGGCCAGGCGCCAGCACGTCATGGAACGGTTTTTCACCGGTTTTCTGCCCGTGCTGGCGGTGATCGGGGCCACCTGCCTGCTGATCGGCCTGCAGCCGGATTACGGCACCGCGATCGTGCTGGCCGCGACCGCCTTCGCAGTGCTCTATGTCGGCCGAGCCCGGTTACTGCACCTGGCAAGCGCCGTGGGGATCATGATCCCGGCCCTCTTCTACAAACTGTACTCGTCCGCGCACAGCCGGGGCCGGCTCATGACCTACTTCGAACGGTTTTTCGGCGATTCCGCCGATCAGGCCCAGAATTTCCAGGGCGCGGACTACCAGTTGCAACAGGCACTGATCGGCCTGGGCACGGGAGGCGTGTTCGGCAACGGACTGGGGCAGAGCCGGCAGAAGTTCCTTTTTCTTCCCGATCCCCATACGGATTTCGTGTTCGCGGTGATCGGTGAGGAACTCGGGTTCCTGGGGTCGGTGGCGGTGCTGGGCCTCTTCGTCGTCTTCGCCTGGAGAGGGGTCCGCATCGCCCGCATGGCGCCGGACGCCTTCGGGTTTTTCCTGGCATCGGGGCTGACCATGCTCATCACGCTGCACGTGCTGGTGAACATCGGGGTGGTGACGGGCTTGCTGCCCACCACGGGCCTGCCGCTGCCGTTTCTGAGCTACGGAGGGTCCTGGCTGCTCGTCTGCATGATGAGTATCGGGATCCTGCTTAACATATCCAGAATGACCTACCGCCGTCAGAGACTGCAGTATGACTGA
- a CDS encoding UDP-N-acetylmuramate--L-alanine ligase — protein sequence MTDRTDGTGRTERAGRQGPEMTCRHAHFIGIGGIGMSALAELMLGYGYKVSGSDLRGTQLTDRLHGLGASVFKGHDPANAEGADLIVYSSAIPGDNAELEAARRLGRRTVTRAELLGILTRGTQGIAVAGTHGKTSTSAMIVKVLADAGLDPTAVIGGVMTENGSNVRRGNGPFMVVEADEYDRSFHALTPAAAVITSVDADHMEYYGSQEAIDEAFTVFAHLVPEDGSLIVCADDPGIGRIRPGLRRRLVTYGLSAQACIRADRVESKGWSISAEVYVRDVPAGRLVLPQPGECNLSNALAAIAVADDLELPVDRTMSALAEYRGLRRRFEVLGSIGGVTVVDDYAHHPVEIEAALRAVSNAGARRMFVVFQPHLYSRTRNLRREFGHVLGRFRAYRTIVTDVYASRESPRDGVTGEMIVHDASAFGGNVAYIPDKDRVAAALVDDLEHGDLVLTLGAGDVGEVGSQICELLRKSGVRSHGNV from the coding sequence ATGACTGATCGGACAGACGGAACCGGCCGGACCGAAAGGGCCGGCCGGCAAGGACCGGAGATGACTTGCCGCCACGCGCATTTCATCGGGATAGGCGGAATCGGCATGAGCGCACTGGCTGAACTGATGCTCGGTTATGGATACAAAGTCAGCGGGTCGGACCTGCGGGGCACGCAGTTGACCGACCGGTTACATGGTCTCGGAGCGTCCGTCTTCAAGGGCCACGACCCGGCCAACGCGGAGGGTGCGGACCTGATCGTGTACTCCTCCGCCATCCCCGGGGACAATGCCGAGCTCGAGGCGGCCCGCCGGCTGGGCCGGCGCACCGTCACCCGCGCCGAACTGCTCGGCATCCTGACGCGCGGGACGCAGGGCATCGCCGTGGCGGGCACCCACGGAAAGACCTCCACGTCGGCCATGATCGTCAAGGTACTGGCCGACGCGGGGCTGGACCCGACGGCCGTCATCGGCGGGGTCATGACGGAAAACGGATCCAATGTCCGCCGTGGAAACGGTCCCTTTATGGTCGTGGAAGCCGATGAATACGACCGTTCGTTCCATGCGCTGACGCCCGCGGCGGCCGTGATCACTTCGGTGGACGCCGACCACATGGAATACTACGGTTCGCAGGAAGCCATCGATGAAGCCTTTACCGTCTTCGCCCATCTCGTACCCGAGGACGGGTCCCTGATCGTGTGCGCGGACGACCCGGGCATCGGCAGAATCCGGCCCGGCCTGCGTCGCCGCCTGGTGACCTACGGGCTTTCGGCGCAAGCCTGCATCCGGGCGGACCGGGTGGAATCGAAAGGCTGGAGCATTTCCGCCGAGGTGTACGTGCGGGACGTTCCGGCCGGCCGGCTGGTACTGCCGCAGCCGGGCGAGTGCAACCTGTCAAACGCACTGGCCGCCATCGCCGTGGCCGACGATCTCGAGCTGCCCGTAGATCGGACCATGTCGGCCCTGGCGGAATACCGGGGGCTGAGAAGGCGATTCGAAGTGCTGGGCAGCATCGGCGGCGTCACGGTGGTGGACGACTACGCCCACCATCCCGTCGAAATCGAGGCCGCGCTGCGCGCAGTGTCGAATGCGGGCGCCCGGCGCATGTTCGTGGTGTTCCAGCCACACCTTTACAGCCGGACGCGGAATCTGCGCCGAGAATTCGGACACGTGCTTGGGCGGTTTCGCGCATACCGGACGATCGTTACGGACGTATACGCGTCCAGGGAATCTCCCCGGGACGGGGTGACGGGTGAGATGATCGTCCACGACGCGAGCGCATTCGGCGGAAACGTCGCGTATATCCCGGACAAGGACCGGGTAGCGGCAGCGTTGGTGGACGATCTCGAGCATGGAGACCTGGTGCTTACTCTCGGCGCGGGGGACGTCGGCGAGGTGGGAAGCCAGATTTGCGAACTGCTGCGGAAAAGCGGAGTCCGGTCTCATGGGAATGTCTGA